A single region of the Pseudorhodoplanes sp. genome encodes:
- a CDS encoding nuclear transport factor 2 family protein yields MSQEAARGFVHAFCDAMTSRDPGRLAPFLDDEIEWMVFGPVDLFPFFGQRKGKAAVLAMLRELMSVLQLRRCEHEGLLGDGDNAAALIRISALDLSTGRVLSLRLAKFATFRERRLVSLKAIFDSFDVAEQAMGRPFDLTRAA; encoded by the coding sequence ATGTCTCAAGAAGCCGCGCGTGGCTTTGTCCACGCCTTTTGCGACGCCATGACGTCGCGCGATCCCGGGCGCCTTGCGCCCTTTCTGGACGACGAAATCGAATGGATGGTGTTCGGTCCTGTCGACCTGTTTCCTTTTTTTGGGCAGCGCAAAGGCAAGGCTGCGGTGCTCGCGATGTTGCGCGAGCTCATGTCGGTTCTGCAGTTGCGCCGATGTGAACATGAAGGCCTGCTCGGCGATGGCGACAATGCCGCCGCGCTGATCAGGATCAGCGCGCTCGACCTGAGCACCGGCCGTGTGCTGAGCCTGCGCCTTGCCAAATTTGCAACATTCCGCGAGCGCCGGCTGGTCTCGCTCAAGGCGATATTCGACAGCTTCGATGTGGCCGAACAGGCAATGGGGCGGCCGTTCGATCTCACGCGCGCGGCGTAA